A genomic region of Tsukamurella pulmonis contains the following coding sequences:
- the whiA gene encoding DNA-binding protein WhiA — MTSQVKDELSRLSITQVSARRAEVASLLRFAGGLHIQGGRVIVEAEVDMGITARRLRKEILDLYGYNSDVHVLSAGGLRKAARYIVRVVKDGEALARQTGLLDMRGRPVVGLPSQIVGGSVHDAEAAWRGAFLAHGSLTEPGRSSALEVSCPGPEVALALVGCARRLGVTAKAREVRGADRVVVRDGEAIGALLTRMGANDTRLVWEERRMRREVRATANRLANFDDANLRRSARAAVAAAARVERALEILGSDVPDHLAQAGSLRVQHRQASLEELGQLADPPMTKDAVAGRIRRLLSMADKRAATDGVPDTESAVTADMLDEG; from the coding sequence CTGACATCCCAGGTCAAGGACGAGCTGAGCAGGCTCTCCATCACCCAGGTGAGCGCTCGTCGCGCCGAGGTCGCCTCGTTGCTGCGCTTCGCCGGCGGGCTGCACATCCAGGGCGGGCGCGTGATCGTCGAGGCCGAGGTCGACATGGGGATCACCGCCCGGCGCCTCCGCAAGGAGATCCTGGATCTCTACGGCTACAACTCCGACGTGCACGTCCTCAGCGCGGGCGGGCTGCGCAAGGCCGCCCGCTACATCGTCCGGGTGGTCAAGGACGGCGAGGCGCTCGCGCGGCAGACGGGCCTGCTCGACATGCGCGGCCGCCCGGTCGTCGGCCTGCCCTCGCAGATCGTCGGCGGCTCGGTGCACGACGCGGAGGCCGCCTGGCGCGGCGCGTTCCTCGCGCACGGCTCGCTCACCGAGCCCGGCCGCTCCAGCGCGCTCGAGGTCTCCTGCCCGGGCCCGGAGGTCGCGCTCGCCCTCGTCGGCTGCGCGCGCCGACTCGGCGTCACCGCCAAGGCCCGCGAGGTGCGCGGCGCCGACCGCGTCGTGGTCCGCGACGGCGAGGCCATCGGGGCCCTGCTCACCCGCATGGGCGCCAACGACACCCGCCTCGTCTGGGAGGAGCGGCGCATGCGTCGCGAGGTCCGGGCCACCGCGAACCGTCTGGCCAATTTCGACGACGCCAACCTCCGCCGGTCGGCCCGCGCCGCCGTCGCGGCCGCCGCGCGCGTCGAGCGGGCGCTCGAGATCCTGGGCTCCGACGTGCCCGACCACCTGGCCCAGGCCGGCTCGCTGCGCGTGCAGCACCGGCAGGCCTCCCTGGAGGAGCTCGGGCAGCTCGCCGATCCGCCCATGACCAAGGACGCCGTCGCGGGCCGGATCCGCCGCCTGCTGTCGATGGCGGACAAGCGCGCCGCCACCGACGGGGTGCCGGACACCGAATCCGCCGTCACCGCCGACATGCTCGACGAGGGCTGA
- the secG gene encoding preprotein translocase subunit SecG: protein MQLVLKIAIVVLSVLLVVLVLLHRGKGGGLSSLFGGGVQSSLSGSSVVEKNLDRVTIFVGIIWTVCIVGVTLSIKLSS, encoded by the coding sequence TTGCAGCTGGTGCTGAAGATCGCGATCGTCGTGCTGAGCGTGCTGCTGGTGGTGCTCGTGCTGCTCCACCGCGGTAAGGGCGGCGGCCTGTCGTCACTGTTCGGCGGCGGCGTGCAGTCCTCGCTCTCGGGGTCGTCGGTGGTGGAGAAGAACCTCGACCGCGTGACGATCTTCGTCGGCATCATCTGGACCGTGTGCATCGTCGGCGTCACGCTGAGCATCAAGCTCAGTTCCTGA
- a CDS encoding limonene-1,2-epoxide hydrolase family protein, whose translation MTDVVVQDERATVLNFLADMADGRAEEAIAAFDEDVVYTNVGLPTLRGRSRAGRVIRLLSLPALGFGVEVTSIASDGALVLTERIDELRVGPLRVRFWVCGRFDVRDGRIVLWRDYFDNVDVFKGIVRGVLALVIPAAQRPMTPLQRPGDPA comes from the coding sequence ATGACTGACGTAGTGGTGCAGGACGAACGGGCGACGGTACTGAACTTCCTCGCCGACATGGCGGACGGCAGGGCGGAGGAGGCGATCGCCGCCTTCGACGAGGACGTGGTCTACACGAACGTGGGCCTGCCCACCCTGCGCGGGCGCTCGCGCGCCGGCCGGGTGATCAGGCTGCTCTCCCTGCCCGCTCTCGGCTTCGGCGTCGAGGTCACCTCGATCGCGTCCGACGGTGCGCTCGTCCTCACCGAGCGCATCGACGAGCTCCGGGTGGGGCCGCTGCGCGTGCGGTTCTGGGTGTGCGGCCGGTTCGACGTGCGCGACGGCCGGATCGTGCTGTGGCGCGACTACTTCGACAACGTCGACGTGTTCAAGGGCATCGTGCGCGGCGTGCTGGCGCTGGTGATCCCCGCCGCGCAGCGTCCGATGACGCCGCTGCAGCGCCCGGGCGACCCGGCGTAG
- a CDS encoding gluconeogenesis factor YvcK family protein: MSAMRLASLGGGHGLFATLRAGRALGAEITAIVTVADDGGSSGRLRSELGIIPPGDLRMALAALMPDDDRGEFWAGILQHRFGGGGAMAGHPVGNLLLAGLCEVLGDPVDALDAIADRFGVQGRVLPMVPGPLRIEADVTGLEDDPRLSRVIRGQVAVAVTPGHVRRVRLLPANPIACVDAVEAILGADVVTLGPGSWFSSVIPHVLVPEQVDALRRTSARRVLILNLAPEPEETGGYSPERHLHVLAAHADGLRFDDVLVDARTVPPGAEREHLIRATALLGATPHFVDVGVPGTHQHDPEALAAAIAKVAYSELPDRE, translated from the coding sequence ATGAGCGCGATGCGACTCGCCTCGCTCGGAGGCGGCCACGGACTGTTCGCGACCCTGCGCGCCGGTCGCGCGCTCGGGGCCGAGATCACCGCGATCGTCACCGTCGCCGACGACGGCGGATCGTCCGGCAGGCTGCGCAGCGAGCTCGGCATCATCCCGCCGGGCGACCTGCGCATGGCGCTGGCGGCGCTCATGCCCGACGACGACCGCGGCGAGTTCTGGGCGGGGATCCTGCAGCACCGCTTCGGCGGTGGCGGGGCGATGGCCGGGCACCCCGTCGGGAACCTGCTGTTGGCGGGGCTGTGCGAGGTGCTGGGCGATCCCGTCGACGCACTCGACGCGATCGCGGACCGGTTCGGCGTCCAGGGGCGCGTGCTGCCGATGGTGCCGGGCCCCTTGCGGATCGAGGCCGATGTGACCGGGCTCGAGGACGACCCCCGGCTTTCGCGCGTGATCCGCGGGCAGGTCGCCGTCGCCGTCACGCCGGGACACGTGCGCCGAGTGCGGCTGCTGCCCGCGAACCCGATTGCCTGCGTCGACGCCGTCGAGGCGATCCTCGGCGCCGACGTGGTGACCCTCGGCCCGGGCTCGTGGTTCAGCTCCGTCATCCCGCACGTGCTGGTGCCCGAGCAGGTGGATGCGCTGCGGCGCACCTCCGCCCGTCGCGTCCTGATCCTCAACCTGGCCCCCGAGCCCGAGGAGACGGGCGGGTACTCGCCCGAGCGGCACCTGCACGTTCTCGCCGCGCACGCCGACGGGCTGCGCTTCGACGACGTCCTCGTCGACGCGCGGACGGTGCCGCCGGGGGCCGAACGCGAGCACCTGATCCGCGCGACCGCGCTCCTGGGGGCGACGCCCCATTTCGTGGACGTGGGCGTCCCCGGTACGCATCAGCACGACCCCGAGGCACTGGCAGCCGCGATCGCGAAAGTGGCCTACAGTGAACTCCCGGACCGCGAATAG
- a CDS encoding phosphoglycerate kinase, translating to MTVSTLSDLLSEGVEGRTVLVRSDLNVPLDDDGVITDAGRIIASVPTLKALAEAGAKVIVTAHLGRPKGEPDPKFSLAPVATELAERLGRNVQLAGDVVGQDALARAEGLTDGDVLLLENVRFDPRETSKDDAEREALARDLAELVDVSSHAGEGAFVSDGFGVVHRKQASVFDVAKLLPAYAGGLVDAEVKVLAQLTENPSRPYAVVLGGSKVSDKLGVIRALAPKVDTLVIGGGMAFTFLAAQGYSVGDSLLQEDQIETCEQLLEEFGDVLHLPIDVVVADAFAADAASKTVAADAIEDGWMGLDVGPESAQRFGAVLTQAKTVFWNGPMGVFEFPAFAAGTKAVAESVIRATSNGAFTVVGGGDSAAAVRTLGLDEDGFSHISTGGGASLEYLEGKELPGLKVLEG from the coding sequence ATGACCGTTTCCACTCTTTCCGACCTGCTCTCCGAGGGTGTCGAGGGACGCACCGTCCTGGTCCGCAGCGACCTGAACGTGCCGCTCGACGACGACGGCGTGATCACCGACGCCGGCCGCATCATCGCCTCGGTGCCCACGCTCAAGGCGCTCGCCGAAGCCGGCGCCAAGGTGATCGTCACCGCGCACCTGGGCCGCCCCAAGGGCGAGCCCGACCCGAAGTTCTCCCTCGCGCCCGTCGCGACGGAACTGGCGGAGCGCCTCGGGCGCAACGTCCAGCTCGCCGGCGACGTCGTGGGCCAGGACGCGCTCGCGCGCGCCGAGGGCCTCACCGACGGTGACGTCCTCCTGCTGGAGAACGTGCGCTTCGACCCGCGCGAGACCAGCAAGGACGACGCCGAGCGCGAGGCGCTCGCGCGCGACCTCGCCGAGCTCGTCGACGTCTCCTCGCACGCGGGTGAGGGCGCCTTCGTCTCCGACGGCTTCGGCGTCGTGCACCGCAAGCAGGCTTCGGTCTTCGACGTCGCGAAGCTGCTCCCGGCCTACGCCGGCGGCCTCGTGGACGCCGAGGTCAAGGTCCTCGCGCAGCTCACGGAGAACCCGTCGCGGCCCTACGCGGTCGTGCTCGGCGGCTCCAAGGTCTCCGACAAGCTGGGCGTCATCCGCGCCCTCGCCCCGAAGGTCGACACGCTCGTCATCGGCGGCGGCATGGCCTTCACCTTCCTCGCCGCGCAGGGCTACTCGGTCGGTGACTCGCTCCTGCAGGAGGACCAGATCGAGACCTGCGAGCAGCTGCTCGAGGAGTTCGGCGACGTGCTGCATCTGCCGATCGACGTCGTGGTCGCCGACGCCTTCGCCGCGGACGCCGCGTCGAAGACCGTCGCGGCCGACGCGATCGAGGACGGCTGGATGGGGCTGGACGTCGGTCCCGAGTCGGCGCAGCGCTTCGGCGCCGTGCTCACCCAGGCCAAGACGGTCTTCTGGAACGGCCCCATGGGTGTGTTCGAGTTCCCGGCGTTCGCGGCCGGCACCAAGGCCGTCGCCGAGTCGGTCATCCGGGCCACCAGCAACGGCGCGTTCACCGTGGTCGGCGGCGGCGATTCCGCTGCGGCGGTGCGCACCCTGGGCCTCGACGAGGACGGCTTCAGCCACATCTCCACCGGCGGCGGCGCCTCACTGGAGTACCTCGAGGGCAAGGAGCTCCCGGGGCTGAAGGTCCTGGAGGGCTGA
- the tpiA gene encoding triose-phosphate isomerase, which yields MSRKPLIAGNWKMNLNHLEAIAVVQKLAFALPDKYFAHVDVAVIPPFTDLRSVQTAVDGDDLKITYGAQDLSPHDSGAYTGDISGAFLAKLGCTWVVVGHSERRTLHGETDEVVLAKAKAALRHGLTPIVCIGEGLDVREQGGHVAHCVNQLSGSLAGLTADELSKIVIAYEPVWAIGTGKVATPQDAQEVCAAVRAAVAELGGAEVAAGIRVLYGGSVSSKNVGELVAQPDVDGGLVGGASLKPDEFAALSAIAAGGPL from the coding sequence ATGAGCCGTAAGCCGCTCATCGCGGGCAACTGGAAGATGAACCTCAACCACCTCGAGGCGATCGCGGTGGTGCAGAAGCTGGCGTTCGCGCTGCCGGACAAGTACTTCGCGCACGTCGACGTCGCGGTCATCCCGCCGTTCACGGACCTGCGTTCGGTGCAGACCGCCGTCGACGGCGACGATCTGAAGATCACCTACGGCGCGCAGGACCTGTCCCCGCACGACTCCGGCGCGTACACGGGCGACATCTCCGGCGCCTTCCTCGCCAAGCTCGGCTGCACCTGGGTGGTGGTCGGCCACAGCGAGCGCCGCACCCTGCACGGTGAGACCGACGAGGTGGTGCTCGCCAAGGCGAAGGCGGCGCTCCGGCACGGCCTGACCCCGATCGTGTGCATCGGCGAGGGGCTCGACGTCCGTGAGCAGGGCGGCCACGTCGCCCACTGCGTCAATCAGCTCTCGGGGTCGCTCGCGGGGCTCACCGCCGACGAGCTGTCGAAGATCGTGATCGCGTACGAGCCCGTCTGGGCCATCGGCACCGGCAAGGTGGCGACCCCGCAGGACGCGCAGGAGGTGTGCGCCGCGGTGCGCGCCGCCGTCGCGGAGCTGGGCGGCGCCGAGGTCGCGGCCGGGATCCGCGTGCTCTACGGCGGATCGGTGTCGAGCAAGAACGTCGGCGAGCTCGTCGCGCAGCCCGACGTGGACGGCGGCCTGGTGGGCGGCGCCTCGCTCAAGCCCGACGAGTTCGCCGCGCTCAGCGCGATCGCGGCCGGCGGGCCGCTGTAA
- the gap gene encoding type I glyceraldehyde-3-phosphate dehydrogenase, protein MTVRVGINGFGRIGRNFFRAVDAQRALGTTDVEIVAVNDLTDNAMLAHLLKFDSILGRLDEEVVADGDTIRVGDRVIKALAVKEGPAALPWGDLGVDVVIESTGIFTDRAKAQGHIDAGAKKVIVSAPASGADLTVVMGVNDDKYDGSQHVISNASCTTNCLGPLAKVVNDEFGIVKGLMTTVHAYTQDQNLQDGPHRDPRRARAAAINVVPTSTGAAKAIGLVLPELDGKLDGYALRVPIPTGSVTDLTVQLAKKATVEEINAAMKTAAEGRLKGILKYYDAPIVSSDIVTDPHSSLFDAGLTKVIDDQAKVVSWYDNEWGYSNRLVDVTDLVGKSL, encoded by the coding sequence GTGACGGTTCGCGTAGGTATCAACGGATTCGGCCGCATCGGCCGCAACTTCTTCCGGGCGGTCGACGCCCAGCGGGCACTCGGTACCACCGACGTCGAGATCGTGGCGGTCAACGACCTGACCGATAACGCGATGTTGGCGCATCTCCTCAAGTTCGACTCCATCCTCGGGCGCCTCGACGAAGAGGTGGTCGCCGACGGCGACACCATCCGCGTGGGTGATCGCGTCATCAAGGCCCTCGCCGTGAAGGAGGGCCCGGCAGCGTTGCCGTGGGGCGACCTGGGCGTGGACGTCGTCATCGAATCGACGGGCATCTTCACCGACCGCGCGAAGGCGCAGGGACACATCGACGCGGGCGCCAAGAAGGTCATCGTCTCGGCGCCGGCGTCCGGCGCCGACCTCACCGTGGTGATGGGCGTCAACGACGACAAGTACGACGGCAGCCAGCACGTCATCTCCAACGCCTCGTGCACCACCAACTGCCTGGGCCCGCTGGCGAAGGTGGTCAACGACGAGTTCGGCATCGTCAAGGGCCTGATGACGACCGTCCACGCCTACACGCAGGACCAGAACCTGCAGGACGGGCCGCACCGCGACCCGCGACGGGCGCGTGCCGCCGCCATCAACGTCGTGCCCACCTCCACCGGCGCCGCCAAGGCCATCGGCCTCGTGCTGCCGGAACTCGACGGCAAGCTCGACGGCTACGCGCTGCGCGTGCCGATCCCCACCGGCTCGGTCACGGACCTGACGGTGCAGCTCGCGAAGAAGGCCACCGTCGAGGAGATCAACGCCGCGATGAAGACGGCGGCCGAGGGACGGCTCAAGGGCATCCTCAAGTACTACGACGCCCCGATCGTCTCGTCGGACATCGTCACCGACCCGCACAGCTCGCTCTTCGACGCCGGGCTCACCAAGGTCATCGACGATCAGGCTAAGGTCGTGTCCTGGTATGACAACGAATGGGGCTACAGCAACCGCCTCGTCGACGTGACTGATCTGGTAGGTAAATCGCTCTGA
- the ppc gene encoding phosphoenolpyruvate carboxylase, translating into MTSEPARSATEPLRDDIRLLGGILGDTVREQAGPEIFDLVERARQESFAVRRSEIDREQLAALFTDLPTAQAIPVIRAFSHFALLANLAEDLHRERRRALHVRAGEPPQASSLAHTYGLLETAGLDGADVAAALRHALVVPVITAHPTETRRRTVFDTQHRITELMRYRDRTELDAREEERTQVALRRQILTLWDTALVRLERLRIQDEIENGLRYFDAAFLQVMPEINREARTRLRALYPGTALLSDPIVRPGSWIGGDRDGNPNVTDEVVTMASRRAAATALGHYLRELLQLEQELALSSRLTTVSDELLALAAWDDSPKRADEPYRRALHGIRGRLSATADELLDEPLEARTDIGAQAYGAPSELLADLGVVDASLRTGGDGLIADDRLQALREAVHTFGFHLSGLDMRQNSDVHEETIAELFAWAGVHPDYAALGEEERVRLLTDELRLRRPLVGPGAEFSEQTDKELGVLRAAARAVRALGPGAIPNYVISMCTSVSDLLETAVLLKEAGLLRPDTDGGAHCPVNIVPLFETIEDLQQGAATMRAVLAVPVYRALVDGKGGLQEIMLGYSDSNKDGGYLAANWALYRAELDLVAMAREAGITLRLFHGRGGTVGRGGGPSYEAILAQPPGAVRGSLRLTEQGEIIAAKYAEPALAVRNLESLVAATLESSLLDVEGLGDDAEEAYAVLDELAALARDAYGDLVHRTDGFVEYFKTSTPVEEIGSLNIGSRPSSRKQTSKISDLRAIPWVMAWSLSRVMLPGFYGTGSAFEAWIGGDPERLERLRALYRRWPFFRSVLSNMAQVLAKSDLGLAARYADLVPDAALRERVFGKIADEHRRTIEMYYAITETDDLLADNHALKRSVFNRFPYLEPLNHLQVELLRRYRSGDEDPLVQRGILLTMNGLATALRNSG; encoded by the coding sequence ATGACCAGTGAGCCAGCCCGGTCCGCCACCGAACCCCTCCGCGACGACATCCGCCTCCTCGGCGGGATCCTCGGCGACACCGTCCGGGAGCAGGCCGGCCCCGAGATCTTCGACCTCGTCGAGCGGGCGCGCCAGGAGTCCTTCGCGGTCCGCCGCTCCGAGATCGACCGCGAGCAGCTCGCCGCCCTCTTCACCGACCTGCCCACCGCGCAGGCGATCCCGGTGATCCGCGCCTTCTCCCACTTCGCGCTCCTCGCCAACCTCGCCGAGGACCTGCACCGCGAGCGCCGCCGCGCCCTCCACGTGCGGGCGGGGGAGCCGCCGCAAGCCTCATCGCTGGCCCACACCTACGGCCTGCTGGAGACGGCCGGGCTCGACGGTGCCGATGTGGCCGCGGCGCTGCGGCACGCCCTCGTCGTACCGGTGATCACGGCGCACCCCACCGAGACCCGGCGGCGGACCGTCTTCGACACCCAGCACCGGATCACCGAGCTCATGCGCTACCGCGATCGCACCGAGCTGGACGCGCGTGAGGAGGAGCGCACCCAGGTGGCGCTCCGGCGCCAGATCCTCACCCTGTGGGACACGGCGCTCGTGCGGCTCGAGCGCCTGCGCATCCAGGACGAGATCGAGAACGGCCTGCGCTACTTCGACGCGGCCTTCCTGCAGGTCATGCCCGAGATCAACCGCGAGGCGCGCACGCGGCTGCGGGCGCTGTACCCCGGGACCGCCCTCCTGTCCGATCCCATCGTCCGGCCCGGATCGTGGATCGGCGGCGACCGGGACGGCAATCCGAACGTCACCGACGAGGTGGTCACAATGGCCTCGCGGCGCGCCGCCGCCACCGCCCTCGGGCACTACCTGCGGGAACTGCTGCAGCTGGAGCAGGAACTGGCGCTCAGCTCCCGGCTCACCACGGTCTCCGACGAACTGCTCGCGCTCGCCGCCTGGGACGACTCGCCCAAGCGCGCGGACGAGCCGTACCGGCGCGCGCTGCACGGTATCCGCGGACGCCTGTCGGCCACTGCGGACGAGCTGCTGGACGAGCCGCTCGAGGCGCGCACCGACATCGGGGCGCAGGCCTACGGCGCACCGTCGGAGCTGCTCGCGGACCTGGGGGTGGTGGACGCCTCGCTGCGGACCGGCGGGGACGGCCTGATCGCCGACGACCGCCTGCAGGCGCTGCGGGAGGCGGTGCACACCTTCGGCTTCCACCTCTCCGGGCTCGATATGCGGCAGAACTCCGACGTGCACGAGGAGACCATTGCGGAGCTGTTCGCCTGGGCGGGCGTGCATCCCGACTACGCGGCCCTCGGCGAGGAGGAGCGCGTGCGCCTGCTGACCGACGAGCTGCGGCTGCGCCGGCCGCTCGTCGGGCCGGGCGCCGAGTTCTCCGAGCAGACGGACAAGGAGCTCGGCGTGCTCCGCGCCGCCGCGCGGGCGGTGAGGGCGCTCGGGCCCGGGGCGATCCCGAACTACGTCATCTCGATGTGCACCTCGGTCTCCGACCTGCTCGAGACGGCGGTCCTGCTCAAGGAGGCGGGACTGCTGCGGCCCGACACCGACGGCGGAGCGCACTGCCCGGTGAACATCGTCCCGCTGTTCGAGACCATCGAGGACCTGCAGCAGGGCGCTGCCACGATGCGCGCCGTCCTGGCCGTGCCGGTGTACCGCGCGCTCGTCGACGGCAAGGGCGGGCTGCAGGAGATCATGCTGGGGTACAGCGATTCCAACAAGGACGGCGGCTACCTCGCGGCCAACTGGGCGTTGTACCGGGCGGAGCTGGACCTCGTCGCGATGGCGCGCGAGGCGGGGATCACGCTGCGGCTCTTCCACGGTCGCGGCGGCACCGTCGGGCGCGGGGGAGGCCCGAGCTACGAGGCGATCCTCGCGCAGCCGCCGGGGGCGGTCCGCGGCTCGCTGCGCCTGACCGAGCAGGGCGAGATCATCGCCGCCAAGTACGCCGAACCCGCGCTGGCCGTGCGGAACCTGGAGTCGCTGGTGGCGGCGACACTCGAGTCCTCGCTGCTCGATGTCGAGGGGCTCGGCGACGACGCCGAGGAGGCCTACGCGGTCCTCGACGAGCTCGCCGCGCTCGCCCGCGACGCCTACGGCGATCTCGTGCACCGCACCGACGGCTTCGTCGAGTACTTCAAGACCTCCACGCCGGTGGAGGAGATCGGCTCGCTGAACATCGGCTCGCGCCCCAGCTCGCGCAAACAGACGTCCAAGATCTCGGACCTGCGCGCGATCCCGTGGGTGATGGCCTGGTCGCTCTCACGTGTGATGCTGCCGGGCTTCTACGGCACGGGCTCCGCGTTCGAGGCGTGGATCGGCGGCGACCCGGAGCGGCTCGAGCGGCTGCGCGCGCTGTACCGGCGCTGGCCCTTCTTCCGGTCGGTCCTCTCCAACATGGCGCAGGTACTCGCGAAGTCCGACCTCGGTCTGGCCGCGCGGTACGCGGATCTCGTGCCCGATGCCGCACTGCGGGAGCGGGTCTTCGGGAAGATCGCCGACGAGCACCGGCGGACGATCGAGATGTACTACGCGATCACCGAGACCGACGATCTGCTCGCCGACAACCACGCCCTCAAACGCTCGGTGTTCAACCGATTCCCGTACCTCGAGCCGCTCAATCACCTGCAGGTCGAGCTGCTCCGTCGGTACCGGTCCGGCGACGAGGATCCGTTGGTGCAGCGCGGCATCCTCCTGACGATGAACGGCCTCGCCACCGCCCTGCGCAACTCCGGCTAG
- a CDS encoding M15 family metallopeptidase, with product MRTPRTAVLPAAALAVAASALVTPPASADTAPGTAGLDPALANAYSAAYRSAAASGVVLRITSGARSWSQQQWLWEDGIARYGSPDAARRWVLPPGESTHVTGAAIDVGPWEGAAWLQANGNRWGLCRTFDNEWWHFERVTAPGGACPPTVPDAAHR from the coding sequence ATGCGCACTCCCCGTACCGCCGTCCTGCCCGCCGCGGCCCTCGCCGTCGCCGCGTCCGCGCTGGTGACTCCGCCGGCGTCGGCGGACACCGCGCCCGGTACCGCGGGTCTCGATCCCGCCCTGGCGAACGCCTACTCGGCCGCGTACCGGAGCGCCGCGGCGTCGGGCGTGGTGCTGCGCATCACGTCCGGAGCACGCTCCTGGTCGCAGCAGCAGTGGCTGTGGGAGGACGGGATCGCCCGGTACGGCTCCCCCGACGCCGCACGGCGGTGGGTCCTCCCGCCCGGCGAATCCACCCACGTCACGGGCGCGGCGATCGACGTCGGCCCCTGGGAGGGTGCGGCGTGGCTGCAGGCGAACGGGAACCGGTGGGGCCTGTGCCGCACCTTCGACAACGAATGGTGGCACTTCGAACGGGTGACCGCGCCCGGCGGCGCTTGCCCGCCGACGGTGCCCGACGCAGCGCACCGCTGA
- the rapZ gene encoding RNase adapter RapZ has product MDVLLVTGLSGAGRGTAAKVLEDLGWYVADNLPPALISNMVDISLADESRIHRLCIVTDVRSRTFTGDFANIRRELAEKDIEPRVLFLDASDETLIRRFEQVRRKHPLQGSGTLAEGIAAERRILQPIRSTADLVLDTSTLSVARLRETIENSFRTLRSGTITVTVESFGFKNGILLDADMVLDVRFLPNPFWVPELRPLNGLTEEVSGYVLGQPGASDFLDTYAELIDPVLDGYRREGKTYLTVGIGCTGGKHRSVAMTEELVRRLSGRPGIEVRAAHRDLGLE; this is encoded by the coding sequence ATGGATGTGCTCCTCGTGACCGGCCTGTCCGGCGCCGGGCGCGGCACCGCGGCCAAGGTGCTCGAGGACCTCGGCTGGTACGTCGCCGACAACCTACCGCCCGCGCTGATCAGCAACATGGTCGACATCTCCCTCGCCGACGAGTCGCGCATCCATCGCCTGTGCATCGTCACCGACGTGCGCAGCCGCACGTTCACCGGCGACTTCGCCAACATCCGGCGTGAGCTGGCGGAGAAGGACATCGAGCCGCGGGTCCTCTTCCTCGACGCCTCCGACGAGACGCTGATCCGCCGGTTCGAGCAGGTGCGGCGCAAGCACCCGCTGCAGGGCAGCGGCACCCTCGCCGAGGGCATCGCCGCGGAACGCCGCATCCTGCAACCCATCCGCTCCACGGCCGACCTGGTGCTGGACACCTCGACGCTCTCCGTCGCGCGCCTGCGCGAGACGATCGAGAACTCGTTCCGCACGCTGCGCTCCGGCACGATCACCGTCACCGTCGAGTCCTTCGGCTTCAAGAACGGCATCCTGCTCGACGCCGACATGGTGCTCGACGTGCGGTTCCTGCCCAACCCGTTCTGGGTGCCGGAACTGCGCCCGCTCAACGGGCTCACCGAAGAGGTCTCCGGCTACGTGCTCGGCCAGCCCGGCGCGTCCGACTTCCTCGACACCTACGCGGAACTGATCGACCCGGTGCTCGACGGCTACCGCCGAGAGGGCAAGACCTACCTCACGGTGGGGATCGGCTGCACCGGCGGCAAGCACCGCAGCGTGGCGATGACCGAGGAGCTGGTGCGCCGGCTCTCGGGCCGCCCCGGGATCGAAGTGCGTGCGGCGCACCGGGATCTGGGGCTCGAATGA